One genomic segment of Labrus bergylta chromosome 17, fLabBer1.1, whole genome shotgun sequence includes these proteins:
- the rfx3 gene encoding transcription factor RFX3 isoform X1 yields the protein MQTPEAGADSTSTVPLQTTVPVQPTGSTQQVPVQQQAQTVQQVQHVYPAQVQYVEENSGVYTNGNIRTYSYSEPQLYSQNSGGSYFDTQGSSSQVSTVVTSHGMTNNGGGGSGGMNMNLAGGQVLSSSPGAYIMDNAGPHPATQTARASPATIEMAIETLQKSEGLSSQRSSLLNSHLQWLLDNYETAEGVSLPRSTLYNHYLRHCQEQKLDPVNAASFGKLIRSIFMGLRTRRLGTRGNSKYHYYGIRVKPDSPLNRLQEDMQYMALRQQPVQQKQRFKPVQKFDSCSGENYSGGGQPLPGAAEQTVIAQSQHHQQFLDASRALPDFVELDLGQSNTENISPEDVKALQSLYREHCEAILDVVVNLQFSLIEKLWQTFWRYSPPDSVEGATVTENSSISEIEGRLPRSQLLVLCRNEAVLKWMSTCDHLMYQSLVEILIPDVLRPIPSALTQAIRNFAKSLEGWLNNAMNAIPQRMIQTKIAAVSAFAQTLRRYTSLNHLAQAARAVLQNTSQINQMLSDLNRVDFANVQEQASWVCQCEEGVVQHLEQDFKATLQQQSSLEQWAAWLDNVVTQVLKPYEHRPSFPRAARQFLLKWSFYSSMVIRDLTLRSAASFGSFHLIRLLYDEYMFYLVEHRVAQATGETPIGVMGEFDSLNSLSLTNIDKDETSGMDSDLEDDLEETGEPLAKREKSEHEVIQVIQVGALEDGSHPVVGVVQPGVLHSLPQPQQDHSEHILTPSAGTPTIRHCSATGNTYASV from the exons ATGCAGACCCCTGAAGCAGGCGCTGACTCCACCTCCACTGTCCCTCTTCAGACCACCGTGCCTGTCCAGCCTACCGGCTCCACCCAGCAGGTGCCTGTCCAGCAACAG GCCCAGACTGTTCAACAGGTTCAGCATGTTTACCCAGCACAGGTGCAGTATGTGGAGGAAAACAGTGGTGTCTACACTAACGGCAACAT AAGAACCTACTCCTACTCAGAGCCGCAGCTGTACAGCCAGAACAGTGGAGGGAGCTACTTCGACACGCAGGGCAGCTCATCACAAGTGTCCACTGTGGTGACATCTCATGGCATGACCAACAACGGAGGAGGGGGCAGCGGAGGAATGAACATGAACCTGGCAGGGGGTCAGGTCCTCAGCAGCAGCCCAGGGGCTTACATCATGGACAACGCTGGACCCCACCCTGCCACCCAGACCGCACGAGCTTCCCCGGCTACT ATTGAAATGGCGATTGAGACGCTCCAAAAATCTGAAGGTTTATCGAGTCAGAGAAGCTCGCTGCTCAACAGCCAT CTCCAGTGGCTGTTGGACAATTATGAGACAGCAGAGGGCGTAAGTCTACCACGATCCACCCTCTACAATCATTATCTGCGCCACTGCCAAGAGCAGAAACTGGACCCTGTAAATGCAGCCTCTTTTGGCAAACTCATCCGCTCCATCTTCATGGGACTCCGTACAAGGCGCCTTGGGACAAG AGGAAACTCGAAATACCATTACTATGGTATACGAGTGAAACCAGACTCCCCACTAAACCGACTCCAAGAAGACATGCAGTACATGGCCCTGAGACAGCAGCCTGTTCAACAGAAACAGAG gtttAAGCCAGTGCAAAAGTTCGACAGCTGCTCTGGGGAAAATTATTCAGGCGGAGGTCAGCCCCTTCCTGGTGCAGCAGAGCAGACGGTCATTGCACAGAGCCAACACCACCAGCAGTTCCTGG ATGCATCGCGGGCACTCCCTGACTTTGTGGAGCTGGACCTGGGACAGAGCAATACAGAGAACATCAGCCCAGAAGACGTGAAAGCTCTCCAGTCCCTTTACAGAGAGCACTGTGAG GCTATCCTGGATGTGGTTGTCAACCTCCAGTTCAGTCTAATTGAGAAGCTGTGGCAGACGTTTTGGCGTTATTCTCCCCCTGACTCTGTAGAGGGCGCCACTGTAACAGAAAACAG cAGCATAAGTGAGATTGAAGGCCGGCTCCCACGCTCACAGCTACTGGTGCTGTGCAGAAACGAGGCTGTGCTGAAATGGATGAGCACCTGTGACCATCTAATGTACCAGTCCCTCGTGGAGATCCTCATTCCTGATGTCCTGAGACCCATTCCCA GTGCCTTGACTCAAGCCATTCGCAACTTTGCCAAAAGCCTGGAAGGTTGGCTCAATAATGCCATGAATGCCATTCCACAGAGAATGATCCAGACCAAG ATAGCTGCTGTTAGTGCCTTTGCGCAAACACTGCGCAGATACACATCTCTGAACCACCTGGCTCAGGCGGCACGTGCTGTGTTGCAAAACACATCACAGATCAACCAGATGCTGAGTGATCTCAACCGTGTTGACTTTGCCAACGTGCAG GAGCAGGCATCTTGGGTGTGCCAGTGTGAGGAGGGAGTGGTTCAGCACTTGGAGCAGGACTTTAAGGCgacactgcagcagcagagttCTCTGGAGCAGTGGGCGGCCTGGCTGGACAATGTGGTCACTCAGGTGCTCAAGCCTTACGAGCACAGGCCTAGTTTCCCCAGGGCAGCTCGACAGTTCCTGCTCAAGTGGTCCTTCTACAG TTCTATGGTGATCAGGGACCTGACACTGCGCAGTGCTGCCAGCTTCGGTTCCTTCCACCTGATTCGCCTGCTATATGACGAGTACATGTTTTATCTGGTGGAGCATCGGGTGGCCCAGGCTACTGGAGAGACACCCATCGGTGTCATGGGGGAG TTTGACAGCCTCAACTCCTTGTCTCTAACGAACATTGACAAAG ATGAAACGAGTGGGATGGACAGTGACCTAGAGGACGACCTGGAAGAGACAGGGGAACCTCTCGCCAAGCGAGAGAAGTCGGAGCATGAGGTCATTCAGGTGATCCAGGTCGGGGCTTTAGAGGACGGGTCCCACCCTGTGGTCGGGGTCGTCCAGCCGGGCGTCCTCCACTCGCTGCCACAGCCCCAACAGGACCACAGTGAGCATATCCTTACCCCCTCTGCTGGCACTCCCACCATTCGCCACTGCAGCGCCACAGGAAACACCTATGCCTCTGTTTGA
- the rfx3 gene encoding transcription factor RFX3 isoform X2 — MQTPEAGADSTSTVPLQTTVPVQPTGSTQQVPVQQQAQTVQQVQHVYPAQVQYVEENSGVYTNGNITYSYSEPQLYSQNSGGSYFDTQGSSSQVSTVVTSHGMTNNGGGGSGGMNMNLAGGQVLSSSPGAYIMDNAGPHPATQTARASPATIEMAIETLQKSEGLSSQRSSLLNSHLQWLLDNYETAEGVSLPRSTLYNHYLRHCQEQKLDPVNAASFGKLIRSIFMGLRTRRLGTRGNSKYHYYGIRVKPDSPLNRLQEDMQYMALRQQPVQQKQRFKPVQKFDSCSGENYSGGGQPLPGAAEQTVIAQSQHHQQFLDASRALPDFVELDLGQSNTENISPEDVKALQSLYREHCEAILDVVVNLQFSLIEKLWQTFWRYSPPDSVEGATVTENSSISEIEGRLPRSQLLVLCRNEAVLKWMSTCDHLMYQSLVEILIPDVLRPIPSALTQAIRNFAKSLEGWLNNAMNAIPQRMIQTKIAAVSAFAQTLRRYTSLNHLAQAARAVLQNTSQINQMLSDLNRVDFANVQEQASWVCQCEEGVVQHLEQDFKATLQQQSSLEQWAAWLDNVVTQVLKPYEHRPSFPRAARQFLLKWSFYSSMVIRDLTLRSAASFGSFHLIRLLYDEYMFYLVEHRVAQATGETPIGVMGEFDSLNSLSLTNIDKDETSGMDSDLEDDLEETGEPLAKREKSEHEVIQVIQVGALEDGSHPVVGVVQPGVLHSLPQPQQDHSEHILTPSAGTPTIRHCSATGNTYASV; from the exons ATGCAGACCCCTGAAGCAGGCGCTGACTCCACCTCCACTGTCCCTCTTCAGACCACCGTGCCTGTCCAGCCTACCGGCTCCACCCAGCAGGTGCCTGTCCAGCAACAG GCCCAGACTGTTCAACAGGTTCAGCATGTTTACCCAGCACAGGTGCAGTATGTGGAGGAAAACAGTGGTGTCTACACTAACGGCAACAT AACCTACTCCTACTCAGAGCCGCAGCTGTACAGCCAGAACAGTGGAGGGAGCTACTTCGACACGCAGGGCAGCTCATCACAAGTGTCCACTGTGGTGACATCTCATGGCATGACCAACAACGGAGGAGGGGGCAGCGGAGGAATGAACATGAACCTGGCAGGGGGTCAGGTCCTCAGCAGCAGCCCAGGGGCTTACATCATGGACAACGCTGGACCCCACCCTGCCACCCAGACCGCACGAGCTTCCCCGGCTACT ATTGAAATGGCGATTGAGACGCTCCAAAAATCTGAAGGTTTATCGAGTCAGAGAAGCTCGCTGCTCAACAGCCAT CTCCAGTGGCTGTTGGACAATTATGAGACAGCAGAGGGCGTAAGTCTACCACGATCCACCCTCTACAATCATTATCTGCGCCACTGCCAAGAGCAGAAACTGGACCCTGTAAATGCAGCCTCTTTTGGCAAACTCATCCGCTCCATCTTCATGGGACTCCGTACAAGGCGCCTTGGGACAAG AGGAAACTCGAAATACCATTACTATGGTATACGAGTGAAACCAGACTCCCCACTAAACCGACTCCAAGAAGACATGCAGTACATGGCCCTGAGACAGCAGCCTGTTCAACAGAAACAGAG gtttAAGCCAGTGCAAAAGTTCGACAGCTGCTCTGGGGAAAATTATTCAGGCGGAGGTCAGCCCCTTCCTGGTGCAGCAGAGCAGACGGTCATTGCACAGAGCCAACACCACCAGCAGTTCCTGG ATGCATCGCGGGCACTCCCTGACTTTGTGGAGCTGGACCTGGGACAGAGCAATACAGAGAACATCAGCCCAGAAGACGTGAAAGCTCTCCAGTCCCTTTACAGAGAGCACTGTGAG GCTATCCTGGATGTGGTTGTCAACCTCCAGTTCAGTCTAATTGAGAAGCTGTGGCAGACGTTTTGGCGTTATTCTCCCCCTGACTCTGTAGAGGGCGCCACTGTAACAGAAAACAG cAGCATAAGTGAGATTGAAGGCCGGCTCCCACGCTCACAGCTACTGGTGCTGTGCAGAAACGAGGCTGTGCTGAAATGGATGAGCACCTGTGACCATCTAATGTACCAGTCCCTCGTGGAGATCCTCATTCCTGATGTCCTGAGACCCATTCCCA GTGCCTTGACTCAAGCCATTCGCAACTTTGCCAAAAGCCTGGAAGGTTGGCTCAATAATGCCATGAATGCCATTCCACAGAGAATGATCCAGACCAAG ATAGCTGCTGTTAGTGCCTTTGCGCAAACACTGCGCAGATACACATCTCTGAACCACCTGGCTCAGGCGGCACGTGCTGTGTTGCAAAACACATCACAGATCAACCAGATGCTGAGTGATCTCAACCGTGTTGACTTTGCCAACGTGCAG GAGCAGGCATCTTGGGTGTGCCAGTGTGAGGAGGGAGTGGTTCAGCACTTGGAGCAGGACTTTAAGGCgacactgcagcagcagagttCTCTGGAGCAGTGGGCGGCCTGGCTGGACAATGTGGTCACTCAGGTGCTCAAGCCTTACGAGCACAGGCCTAGTTTCCCCAGGGCAGCTCGACAGTTCCTGCTCAAGTGGTCCTTCTACAG TTCTATGGTGATCAGGGACCTGACACTGCGCAGTGCTGCCAGCTTCGGTTCCTTCCACCTGATTCGCCTGCTATATGACGAGTACATGTTTTATCTGGTGGAGCATCGGGTGGCCCAGGCTACTGGAGAGACACCCATCGGTGTCATGGGGGAG TTTGACAGCCTCAACTCCTTGTCTCTAACGAACATTGACAAAG ATGAAACGAGTGGGATGGACAGTGACCTAGAGGACGACCTGGAAGAGACAGGGGAACCTCTCGCCAAGCGAGAGAAGTCGGAGCATGAGGTCATTCAGGTGATCCAGGTCGGGGCTTTAGAGGACGGGTCCCACCCTGTGGTCGGGGTCGTCCAGCCGGGCGTCCTCCACTCGCTGCCACAGCCCCAACAGGACCACAGTGAGCATATCCTTACCCCCTCTGCTGGCACTCCCACCATTCGCCACTGCAGCGCCACAGGAAACACCTATGCCTCTGTTTGA
- the glis3 gene encoding zinc finger protein GLIS3, whose protein sequence is MSGQGCQLLVSPSLSMIRGHQSQSIRMPMTSPQRASFSPSSGIEKMKKSAIHSFTSGKQGGSHVVLPALSLHRHVLTNGKHPNEQTVSPQQGHAHHPPTTTVTSTIQTGPCSFKNSFKGCSMSRPSMEVFGQPAAANLTVTSSSLSVAPLQRYTADLPSHPHGAQIPITEARSLLSRESLASTTLSLFETQSVFSGRHDWPYGYRVLPPVSLPPASERGEQISLSPGTAMSGTTVSGGTSTSASLPSYLFSCDAGSPRQSRAKKRALSISPLSDVMGTDFTSIIRTSPTSLVAYINGSRSSPASHPTLSPVQSEGYGHFLGVRGSCIPQTHPYSMPVSSQALAPHRDGGCLQMLEEGGGLESQMANMVVEQQCLPEEGGAVVKASESCSQTTNNLLPSLELQPAMLTTIQEAATPQGPPPPYHSHHQHIHLTRRHCKLKLPSQDPLTHALVVPPRHGVSFLPQVPMLEEEEGELEDYGALCCRWLNCNKVYEQKEELVRHIEKLHVDQRKAEDFTCYWVGCPRNLKPFNARYKLLIHMRVHSGEKPNKCTFEGCKKAFSRLENLKIHLRSHTGEKPYVCQHPGCHKAFSNSSDRAKHQRTHLETKPYTCQVPGCAKRYTDPSSLRKHIKSHSTKERQLRKKIKSTADVTQDTLTDCLTIHPLQPSLSPLARIDNNLNSSPGASHESFSATPQDQDSSNNPHLALLCSLQDNYRCVDPSPHQLFSRDQCGPCSSTCHPHPPNGTSLQNNCNLKHPRQPAGLTDHNPELSMRISLLYSTPQYAGITAQASSTHLIQDDAFGSSLAPAVNNPNGVAALPLALSCNTGFDVHCQVQGVTPDEEVHAEDFFSVVDHSKSQLSCIYTE, encoded by the exons ATGAGTGGACAGGGCTGTCAACTCCTGGTGTCCCCATCATTGAGCATGATCAGAGGACACCAGTCCCAGTCCATCAGGATGCCCATGACTTCCCCCCAGCGGGCCAGTTTCAGTCCCTCCTCAGGtatagagaaaatgaaaaaaagtgcGATCCACTCCTTTACATCTGGAAAACAAGGTGGAAGCCATGTTGTTCTGCCTGCCCTGAGCCTCCATAGACACGTATTGACCAATGGGAAACATCCGAACGAGCAGACTGTGTCCCCACAACAAGGGCATGCTCATCATCCTCCAACCACTACAGTGACCTCCACCATACAGACAGGAccctgctcctttaaaaacagcttcaaag GTTGCTCTATGTCTCGGCCATCTATGGAAGTTTTTGGTCAGCCAGCAGCTGCTAACCTGACCGTGACCAGCAGTTCCTTGTCTGTTGCCCCATTGCAGCGGTATACTGCAGATcttccatcacatccacatggTGCGCAGATTCCCATCACTGAAGCCAG ATCCTTACTGTCCAGAGAATCTCTGGCATCCACCACCCTCAGTCTGTTCGAGACACAGTCAGTGTTCAGCGGTAGACATGACTGGCCGTATGGCTACCGTGTGCTCCCTCCAGTAAGTCTACCACCGGCCAGCGAGAGAGGTGAGCAAATCAGCCTCTCCCCTGGCACGGCCATGTCTGGCACCACTGTATCGGGAGGCACCAGCACCTCGGCCTCCCTGCCCTCGTACCTCTTTTCATGTGACGCTGGAAGCCCCAGACAGTCTCGAGCAAAGAAGAGAGCTCTCTCTATATCCCCATTGTCGGACGTAATGGGTACTGATTTCACCTCCATCATACGCACCTCACCCACCTCCCTCGTTGCTTATATCAATGGTTCCCGCAGCTCTCCCGCCTCCCACCCCACTCTTTCACCTGTCCAGTCTGAAGGTTATGGTCACTTCCTGGGTGTTAGAGGCAGCTGCATCCCCCAGACTCATCCCTACAGCATGCCCGTTTCCTCACAGGCTCTGGCCCCACACAGAGATGGTGGTTGTCTGCAGATGCTTGAAGAGGGAGGGGGTCTGGAGAGCCAGATGGCTAACATGGTGGTGGAGCAGCAGTGCCTCCCAGAGGAAGGAGGGGCAGTGGTGAAGGCTTCAGAAAGCTGCAGCCAAACCACCAACAACCTGCTGCCATCTCTCGAACTACAACCAGCCATGTTGACGACTATCCAAGAAGCCGCAACTCCACAAGGGCCTCCACCTCCCTACCACTCGCACCACCAGCACATCCACCTCACCAGACGTCACTGCAAATTAAAGCTACCTTCTCAGGACCCTCTCACACACGCTCTCGTGGTTCCTCCCAGGCATGGCGTCAGCTTTTTACCCCAGGTGCCTATGctagaggaagaagaaggagagctcGAGGACTATGGGGCGCTCTGCTGCAGGTGGTTGAACTGCAATAAAGTCTATGAGCAAAAGGAGGAGCTGGTGAGGCACATAGAGAAACTACATGTGGACCAGAGGAAGGCTGAAGACTTCACGTGCTACTGGGTGGGCTGTCCACGCAACCTCAAGCCGTTCAACGCTCGATACAAGCTTCTTATCCACATGAGGGTCCATTCAGGAGAGAAACCAAACAAGTGCACg TTCGAGGGCTGCAAAAAGGCTTTCTCGCGGCTAGAAAATCTGAAGATCCATCTGCGCAGCCACACGGGGGAAAAACCCTACGTGTGTCAGCACCCAGGATGTCACAAGGCCTTCAGCAACTCAAGTGACAGAGCCAAACACCAGCGAACACACTTGGAAACA AAGCCATATACATGTCAGGTGCCTGGCTGTGCAAAGCGGTATACTGATCCCAGCTCCCTGAGGAAGCACATCAAATCCCACTCAACTAAAGAACGTCAGCTACGGAAGAAG ATAAAATCGACAGCTGATGTGACTCAGGACACGCTGACAGACTGTTTAACCATCCACCCGCTACAACCAAGCCTTTCTCCTCTGGCAAGGATCGACAACAACTTGAACTCTTCCCCTGGTGCATCCCACGAGTCTTTCTCTG CTACTCCACAGGATCAAGACTCCTCCAACAATCCTCACCTGGCTCTGCTGTGCTCCCTACAAGATAATTACAG GTGTGTTGATCCTTCCCCTCACCAGCTATTCTCCAGGGACCAGTGTGGGCCTTGCTCTTCCACCTGCCACCCCCATCCTCCCAATGGGACATCCCTGCAGAACAACTGCAATCTAAAGCACCCCAGGCAGCCTGCTGGTCTAACAGATCACAACCCAG AGCTCTCCATGAGAATAAGTTTGCTGTATTCTACTCCACAATATGCTGGGATCACAGCGCAGGCAAGCTCAACTCACCTAATACAAGACGATGCCTTTGGTAGCAGCCTCGCTCCAGCAGTCAATAATCCCAATGGGGTGGCTGCTTTACCCTTAGCTCTTTCCTGTAATACAG GATTTGACGTCCACTGCCAAGTACAGGGTGTAACTCCTGATGAAGAGGTTCATGCAGAGGATTTCTTCAGTGTGGTGGACCACAGCAAAAGCCAGCTCTCCTGCATCTATACGGAGTGA